A stretch of DNA from Castor canadensis chromosome 2, mCasCan1.hap1v2, whole genome shotgun sequence:
tttggagatggggtctcatgaactagttgcCAGGCAATGGcaaatcctcctgagctcagcgTCCTAACTGGCATGAACCAGCGCCTGGCCCAAACTCATCTTTTAACACATTTCCAAAAGTGTCCAATTGCCCATAccttaaaaatttatctttgttttttgtggtgcaggggatcaagcccagggcctcacatgtgctaggcaaatattctaccatggagctacaaccccccccccccagcctgATGGCTATTTATATTACAATTCCCAAAGGTCTTTCTCAACCCCTCTGCCAGGTATGCATTGGAACCCCAGGCCAGGAGGGGCTAAATGATTCACCCATGAACACAGAGTGTGTAAGTGGGAGCTGGGATTTTAATCCAGATCTGCCTGCAACCAGGATTCTTCCTGTGATACTACAGCTGAAGTGATCTCACCTTGAGTGACTAAAATTTCCTCAGATTTCATTTTCCAAAAAGTCTAATTACTATTCAGGGTATTTCTGAATCTGATTTTTCTGAATGGAGCTATTCCTGATCCAAATGAAAAAGCTATCCCCAACATGAAGAATTCCAACTTTCTTGTAAGTTTACTCACTTAGTGGAATACAGCACTTACTTATTTGAGAattcttggtttgttttgttttgttgagacagggtcttattatgtagctcagggtggtttcgaactcatgatcctcctgcctcagcctcccaagtgctaagattagaGACAGGAACTACCATTCTTGGCAATTTGTTTGCTTCTTAACATTACCCAGAGATATCCCCACAAATTTAAAGATAGGCCACCAGGCCACGAGACTTTCCCAAGGGGAGGAAAAACAGTTACTGCTTCTCTGTAAGCCCTAATTGAAGAGACAAGGCATGGAGAATGGAAAGGAGTTAAGGCTCAAACTTTCTGGCCAGGGCAGCTCATGAGCTCAGTTAAAAACTGAATATGCACCTTCTTCCTCCACACAAGAAACTCAAGAGCCACAGGAACACTGAGATGCCACCCTCACAGAACCCATGTGAAGTGCCCCACCATCAATGGACCATCAGGGATCCCTATTGCAGCCTGTCAGCCCAAAAGGAACAAAGAGTTTTGGGAATTTTCCCCCCTGACTCAGCACATGGAGGCAAAGCTCGTGTCAAGGTTTGGAAAAGCTTACTTCaacttggcatggtggcacacatctgtaatcccagtactcagcaggcagaggtaggaaaatGGCAACTTGGAggtcagtgagaccctgtctcaccaGTTAGTCCTCCCcctccaaaaacagaaaaaaagaaagttttaccTCTACTCACTCCACCTACAACTTTGCCGCTGCTTTGGAAATCCAAACAGGTAACAGTGAGCAGCCGGTGACTCTGATTCTGCCTCAGATTCTTGCTGTGTATACAGAGGCGCCACCTGGACCAGTCACTTGGGTTCCAGGTTAGTCTTCCACCTAGCAGCACCCTCAGGAAATATGCTGAGACGATGGACAGTGGTGGCCCAGAAACTGACACCAAGGGAATTTGGAACTTGTCTCTGGGGCCATGTCGGCATGCTATGCTATCCTACCTCATCATCATGTCTCCTCCCTCTGCTCCACATCTCTAAGGGAGGAGTCCCCTGTGCAGAgaaaaaactaactgaagtctGCAACCAAGGACAAAAGTGGGGAGCTCACACTCCTGACACAACAGGCCTGACACTCTCAGAtctgggggaaaggaaaggggtaCTCAGGCCTCCCCTTTACTGCCTCTAGGTTGCCTCTCTCAGGCCTCTAAATTCATCCCACAATGACAGGGAACAACTATCATTCTCTGAGGAGGAATAAATgcaacaaaaaggctggtggagtggctcaagtggtacagcggctgcctagcaagtgtgaggccctgagttcaaacttcaataccgaaaaaaaaaagtaggtgtgACAACAGTACTTTCTAGATATGAAACTATTAGACCATAGTTTATGTAAGATTCAAGTTCAGAAAATGACTCACTTTTTAAAGGCAGCTGCTAAAAGGCGTCATAGTGCTATTGGTCCGTCTGCCTGTGGCCATCAGCCTGACCCTTAGTGGGGAAGGAGGGATCAAAACAAGAGGATTGGGGAGAATTCtccaagaaaaagacaaaaagcctGTCTCAATGTAATGGGAAATTTGGGAGAACAGCAGTCAGCTGTTCCCCTGAAGGCAGAATAGGGGGCTGACAGGAggaacagagagggagagggaactTGGGAGCCACTGTGGAGTGAGGTGCAGCGCAGGGGAGCCTCTCCCGCAGTTCTCCAccactttctcttctcctctgctGGGATGGCTCTGGCTGAGAGGATGACATCCTGTCTACAACTGACCAGTGCCCTCAACTAAGCCAGGGTTCAGCTGGGTTGGGGGAGGCCTCCAGCCTGTTCTCAAACCCATGAGAGCTCACCAATGGACAGAGGAACATTCTGGAAGCAACTGTTGAGAGCAGTCAGATTACTGTGAATGCTGCCTTCCAACTGTCCTCTAGGTGAGGCTAGATAGCCACTGTGTCCTTCCATCCTCATCAGTACCAGGGCCAGAAGCCATGAACTGGGCTCTGCCATGGGCCTGTGCCACCAAGATGGAGTGGATAAGTGGCAGGAAGGAGGCCAAGAGACTGCAAGCAAGAATCAGAGGGACCaagcccagtggctcacacctgtaatcctagctacttgggaggctaagatcaggaggaccatggttcaaggccagactgggcaaacagttcaagagaccccatctccaaaataaaccagaacaaaatggactggaggtgtggctcaagcagcagagtacctgctttgcaaatgtgaagccctgagttcaaaccctgggagTCCACACATGGACCAAAGGGGTAACTTTAAGTCGAGTTCCCACAAAATGCTTCAAGAGGAAACAGGGACCACAGTGGGTGCCAAGGCTGCCTTATAATCTAAGCATCAGGCTGTCCTCCTTCCTGGTCACTGAGGCCTGGGACAGCTTACCAGGACCAGGGGTAACCCCAAGTCTCCCTTGGAACTCCTTGGCAGAGAGCTTAGGAATATGGTAACCTGTCTCCTCACCCGCCATGGCCTGTTTTTGGGAAACCCATGGTCAATTCCTCTTCCCCTTGGTGCTGGCAATGGTTTGATCTTTAAGGCAAACTTACTACTACCAGTAAGTCTCTTCTGCTCACCTGAAGTTACCCAACCAACCTCAGCGTCTGCCCAGTCCTGTAGTTATTTATTCCTTTGGTttgtagacagacagacagacaagacacacacacacacacacacccagaagtAGGGCAAGTGTTCATTTCCCGGTGTTGTGGCTTTGCCAAGGCGGTGGCTGTGCAAGCATGGATCCAGCCTCAGGCTCCTGTCCCTGTGTTGGCAGTCATCCAGAAAACCAGCCTGGAGTGGAAGGGTTAAGCGCCTGGGGACCCAGCACAGACAGCGGCTGCTCGGCTGCTGTGAAGCCTGACGGCCTGCAGCCCATGGCACAGAGGGCTCCTCCAGCACGAGCCTGCCAGCCGCCGCCTTTGTTGATGGTCTCTGCCACATGCTCGGCTGACACAAGATGCTCCGCCCTGGCGGGGCTGGTGCCAGGTTGCCGGCCAAGCACCCGGCAGAGCGCCCGGCCGGCCGCAGGTCAGGGGAGACTCTCGGAGGTTCACTCTCCAGAGTCCCAGGCCCGGTTCCCAGACACAGACAGTGAGGAGTGGCTCCCCAGCTGCAAAGTGTCAGGTTTCAACCGGTTCCACCACTTCCCCCACTCAGGCCCCATCCCCTGGCCCGACTGCCCGTTTCCCACTGTACCTCAGCCAGACACCCCCCAACTGCCCAGTTTCACTGCAGCACCCTGAAAATCTTCCCCTTAGGTCTGCGAGAGGCAAGCCCCCCACCCTGGCCTGGAGAAGAGGTCACAGAGAGCCATCCCATCTGCAGGGTGGGATGGCAGCATCTCCCAGCTCCTGAGGGCAGACAGTTAACCAACTCCGAGCTGGGCGATGTGCCCTCATCCAGCCGTCCACCAGTTCACAGGACTGGCAACCGCCAAGACCAAACTCTGCAACAGACCCATAAGGCCTGGCAGGGAGTGGCTGACAAGAGGACAGAGGCAAGGCTATGGCCCCTAGCCCAGCAGGCTGAGCCCCTCCCAGCTCCCAGGCATACTTGCTGCACATGAAGCCGATGGAACTGGTCGGCAATGCACCGAAGCTTCCGGGCGATCTGTACTTCCACTCGATGTGGCCACTGCCCTTCTGGGGGCTGCTCCCCCAGGACCAAGCCTGCGGGGAAACTGGCAGGGAGAGGCAGGCGGTAGCCAGCATTGCCTGTGAAGACAGAGGACTCACATCTCAGTTCTCCCCCATTGCAACCATCCTCCCCAAGGCTGCCTGGTCCAGCCAAGACCCGGGGCTGAGGGTAAATGCTAGAATGGGAGGGAAAGGAAGCAATCTGTTTTTAGCTTAGACAGCTTGTCCTGCCCGCTGCCCAAGGGTATAAAAGTTAACGCAGGGGCTGGGAGGGCAGCTCAGTGATAGCTGAGTTCTTAGCACacgtgggaccctgagttcaatgtcctgcacaaacacaacacaaaaaaagttgATGATGTTGGAAGAATAGAAAGGAACAGACccatggccaggtgtggtggccatgcttgcaatcccagctacttgggaggaagagatcaggaggattgctgttgaggccagcctggtcaaaaaagttagccagacctaATTTCAACAAATGAGCTGAGCATGGTGCCACATggtgtaatctcagttactcagaaggaagagataggaggatctcagttggaggctggcctcataccttattggaaaaataactaaaatgaaaaaagggctaggggatgACGCAAATGTTAGAGTACCCacctagcaggtgtgaagccctgagttcaaaccccagtactgccaaaggaaaaaaaaaaaggaaggaatagacCCAGCCTTCTCAATTCTCCACTGTCCGTGCAAGGCAGCGAGTAAGTGTGCGAGACATGCCAATCTTCCGTCCTAATTTCTCATGCTATACTTGACCacactttattaattttttattcatgtagCAGCAGGTTGAAGCTCTTCTCTGGAAAAATCTCCAGAGCTCCCGAGTTaagcaaagacagagacagaaaaacagaatGCAAAGCGTCTACTTTTTTGGTGCAGTAGAGAAACACTGGGCTGAACACCTGGAGTTCTAGGCAGTGGTACAAAAGCAAGGAAGAGAAAACTGCTGAGACCCACGGACCAGCCAAGTTCCTCTCTGGAGGCCGCGGGCAAGTCCTGGGCACCAGAGCAGGATGCTCCCTGGTGCTGGTGCTAGAGAGGCCGCTAGGGGCGCCAGCCTGTcgtcctctccctccccccactcctcctccccatccctcaTTCTCCTCTCagcttcccctcctcccaccGGGTCCAACTTCAACTTCTCAGACTCCCGCCAGAACGGCTTTATCAGAAGTGCCTAGGGGCACTTCCCTCTGGGAATTACTGTCTCCTCAGTCTGCACGGGCAGACACAGCAGGATGGTCTCTGACCTTTACCCTCCCTCTGCAAGCCAGCGtgctaaaagaagaaaacagacagtgTCTAGCCCTGCCCTTTTGCCATAAAACAAACCATTTAAGCCCACAAATGAAGGGGTCTTGTCTGATTTAGCCTTGGAAACAGCCCCTCTGCTGGCATCGTGCCCAGGTAGGCCCAACTTCCTTCTCCAGTTCCCCTTTCAAGCACAGAAAGTCCCAAGTGACAACTGGGGACCACCTTCTACCTTCAGGAACCTTCTGTACCAGAACTGGCTTGGGTTTTTCCTGAGTGTAAACAGCAAGTCACAGATTCCCTAAACTTCTCTAGGGTAACATTCGCTACTTTACGGAAGGCAAGTCACTAGCAGGACACAAAAAGGTTGGGTCACTCAAGGGGCATAGGATGTCAAAGGAGATACCACGGACCCAAGAATCCCTCAGGAAGAGCTGACAACTCTGCTCTTTTGGGCACCTGAGCACAGATGAGAAGCAACAACAAGCAGAGAAGCAAAGATGGAAAGTTGAGGAAtggagcccccccccccccacacacgcAAGATTTGGGGAAGGAAATAGCAGAGGGCAGGTTTGGGGAGGGAAAGTCCcctctttttccccttctctatGGGAAGAATCCTGAGGCTAACAGCACTCACCATAAAAGAGTCGCTGGGGCTCCTCAGTGACCCCACAGGGCAGCATGACACCCTGGCTGGGGGAGGCTGGGCTGAGGGTCTGGGTGGCCTTGTCTTCCTGGCTGGTGGGTCGAAGCCCAGGACCACAGCAGTGGGTGAGTGGGAAGAGTTGAAGCCGGCCTAGCGGGCAGTCCAGCTGGCTCTGGGCAAACAGGTCTGCAGAGAGCAAGCGCCCAGGCTGGGTCCCCGGCTCCCCGTCCTCTGCTTGGAACACATCATCCTCCAGCTCCTCTACACACTGAGGCGGCTCCAATTCCCCTGTCAGGTAGCAATGGAGACATCTAGGGTGCTGCCCCACCCAGGCCACAGTTGGAAGGACaggcctcccttcctttctttcctgctcCCCTTATTTGAGGGAGCCAGGTCAGGTTCTGATGACACACAACCTTGCTCATAAAAATATTGCCAAGGGTGAGACCCACCACCTGAAATGTGGACTGCCTCAACATTCAGGGCCTCTCCACATCTCTTCCCTGGGGCCACCAGTCACCCTTCtgcttcccctctctcctctgaCCTTGGCTGGCCACAAAGTTTGACTGACTGCGAGAGTTGTGAAAAGTAGCAGAGGTAGGCTCAGGTGCTACCACTATGCAGGGTACCTGAGAAAATACAAGCAAGACCAGCCTCTGCAAGTGGTAGTGAGAGCAAAAGGTGGCAGAGACTGGCTGTACACACAgtgctcaacacacacacacacacacacacacgtacacacagtgctcaacacacacacacgtacacacagtgctcaacacacacacacacacacacacacacacacacacacacacacacacacacacacacacacacacactgccctcCAAGCCCTCATCTCAGTCTGAGCTGAGTTCCAGGATCAGCAGCAAAAACAAAAGGCAGCAATCCCAGGGCAGCCAGGTTCCCTCCAAACCTGCTAAGCCCCGCCCTACTGCCCAGCCACACTAGTCTCCACCCACTGCTTGCACAACACAACAGGCTGTGCCTGTCCAGAGTGTCCGGCCAGAGGGAATAAAGACCCAAGTGAGTCAACGCAGCCGCTCTCTCAGCTCTCCTCGAGCAGGGTAGCTCTGTCTGCCCGACACAGATTGGCCTCCAGGGTGGATCGTCCAGCCTCTCCTACCTCGGTCAGATCACTAATCTCTGTGACTTCAAATCCTCCTACCCCTGCCTCCCCCCGCAGCTTCCCATTCCTGCCAGCGCTGAACCTGGTAGGTGCAACGTGCCTCACAGAAGGAAGTGAAATTCAGCCCTGTCTCTATGACTTCACTCACTGCCTGCACTCTTCAGGTTGTTGATGACTTTCTCGGTGATAAAGTTCCTCTAGCTCCACCTGATGGCTCATGGAAGTGGGCACTCAGCAGACTCCCGGTGGCTCATAGAGGTTCCACCCAGCAGCTGGAGTTCCCAACCAGCTCCCCTTTTACAGCCCTGGGGCTACCAGAAGCAGCTACCACTTGAATGGCTAGGACAAAGCAAAGACAAAGTTTGTCCTGGTCAGGCTCAATTACAGATCTCCAGGAGCTCTGGCCCCCAGTATCTTGCCTTTGAAGAACAAGCCAAATGGTGTGTGGACTGGTGAGGTCTTTAAAGGAATCTCAGTTAAATTAAGAAATCTAAGTTCTCCAAGGTGCTTATTCAAcaaccctccccctcctctcctggaGCTATGGTCCTGTCTGCCCTCTTCCCAGGAGAGTGAACCCATGCCTGCTACACGAAAAAGCTGACATCTTTGGATAGTGTTTCCCCAGGGGGGTGCGAGGGGGGGTCTAGCTTATCAGCAACAGGAAACAATGTTCATGAAAGGACCAAGTGCTGTCACCTGGTAGTGGCTCCCCTCCGGTCCTTCATTCCACCCTCCTCTTTGCAGGCTGGCAATCCCAACCTAAGAAGGGACGCTCCAGGCCAATCACAAGCAGGAGTTATTGTCTTGGTGTTTCCTTTGAAGCCTatcacctcccctccccctcccagcaAAGCCCCAAAGTTCAACCCTGGCCTAGACTGGACCGTGGGGGAGGTGCGGCCAGAGGGTGTGGCTCTGCGAGCTCCCGGGACCCCTCCCACTCTCCACAGGAACTGCAGGTGGCTCTCTGGTCGGTGGGAGTCTCCGGAGGGGTGCTGGGCAAGGCCAAGTGTAAACTGGGAACAACTAGAGACCCTCTGCTCCCTGAGCAGAAGTGCTGATGTCCAGATTGGTAGGAGGGGATACTTCCGCAGAATACTGCCCGGAATGCTTTATTCTGAGCAAAGGGAATTAGAGCCCGCCGCGGCCATCCCAGCGCCTAAGGGCTCGAGCAGGGATGCTGAACTTCGACTCCTCCTCCGCTTCGGAGCAGGGAGCAGCCAGACGCTCGCTCAACAGCGGCTGAgatcttcacacacacactcacacacacacacacacacacacacacacacacacacacacaccagacctGGGTGACTCCAGGGGAGAGTCTCGGCCTCCGAGTCGTGATGCCAGGGCTCTGCGCCAGGGTCCAGCGTGACGAGCACTCTCGGGGGCTTGGCGCCCAGACTCGattgggaaggagggaaaaagccCAGCTGTTAAAGAGAGGCGACTTCAGACTCCGGCAGGGAGGCTGGATGCCCCACAACTCCCTGCCCTACCCCAAAGTCAGACCGAGAGGCCAAGCTGTTCTCGGGCGCCCAGATCTACTTAAGCAGTGCACCCCTCTTGCCCACCTGGACCCAACTCCTCCGAGAGCTCCAAGTTTCCTCTTGGAGCAGCGCGCCCAGATTTGGGTTCTGCATCCCATTCCCGCACCCCAGAGCCCAAGTTCCTCATGGTCATCCCAGATGCCCGCAGTCCAAACCCTTCCCGGGCCCCCACGCGCAGCGCAACTCCGCTCCCCACTTCCCCGAGGAGGTGCGATCCAATTCCGCCCGGCCCCCGGCCGCCCGCCGCTCACCGGGCTGCGGCGCGAAGCGGGTGGCGCGGGCTGGGGCGGCGGCGGCTGCGAGCGGGCGAGCGCGGAGGAGGCCACTGCGCACCGCGCGGTATTGTTTCCAAAATACGCCCGCTCGGGGCATCCCGCAAACAGCTGATGAGGCCCCGCCCCCCCGCGCGTCACGCCGACTACTGGCCAATGGCAAGTGGAGCCCCAAGTCCCGGGCTGGGCAGCTGCCAGGGACGGTCACCAATGTACTAACCTTCCCTTGGAAACATGATAAGGGGCCGAGTGAATTTCTGACCGCCGCCAGAAGCGCAATAGGAGCGCTGTCGCCCGCCTGGATTCCGTCTCTAACGCGGGCTTCAGAAGCGccagagagtccctgagttctcCAGTAGATGGGCAGAGGGGGCGCCAAAGTGACTTTTGTCTTTTCGCGAATGGGCTGAGTGATTGCCGCGCATCCAGAGAGAGAAGGAACCGCGAGCGTGCAGTGGGTGCAAGTGGCGGGTCCCAGTGATGCGGCCTGGGGAAAAGCGCCCTCACGCCTGATGGGCGGCTCAGCCCTGAAGTCGCGGGAAGCCTGAGAACACGTGTGTTTGGCCCTGGTACTGAATGACGTTTGGATCGAGCGCATCCGCACAGCCAAAGGGGCCTTCAAGTCCTCTTCTTGCCTGGGCAGGAACACTCCAAGCGTCTGGCAgagcagaggaggggaggggaggggagaaaggaggaggggagaagagctCAAGAATGTGGGTCTGGctgtggtagagcccctgcctaacaagtgtgcgacccctgagttcaaacccccttaccggaaaaaaaaaaatcactaatgtCCCAGTCTGGTGCCcaagtgactcacgcctgtaatcccaggtactcaggaggcagcgatcaggaggctcgtggttcgaagccagctccagcaaatagtttgcaagaccctatctggaaaaaaacctatcacaaaaaaagggctggtggagtggctcaaggtgaagtggctaagccccagtaccgcaaaaaaaaaattttaaaaacagtcaaGAAAATAACTGGGTCGGATTATGTTTAAGAAAAAAGAGCTAATATTACTCTGGTGCAAAATGTCTCCAACCAGAAATGGTCAGTGAAGTGAGAAGTTAAGAatcctatagttttttttttttttttaaagtgtcttttTGCTGTGAGGGTAGCTCTAAAATATCTATTTGTATTGTTTTGGTGAACCCTATGGTTGAGAACTTACTGTGCATACAGTTTTATCAGATGATAATAAATGCTCTgggattgtttttatttaaaaatttacattgtttaaattaaagaagaaaaaccagaagAATGCCCGGGCTGCTTGGGCAGTTGACACACGGCTGTTTATGGCAGCCTCTCATGACAGCTGGTGCTGCCAGGAGAGCAAAATGCAGATTACCCACTACAGTCAATGGACTGCTGTACATTTATTGagcgcctactgtgtgccaggtactaGGCTAAGTGCAAAAACCTGGTGCCTGCCCTCAGGAAGCTTACAATCCACCTGAGAGTAATGGAGAGCAAGCATGAGTTGTGTTAATTTCAGGGATAATCACTGCTGGGTGGCACAGAATAATCAGAATGCAAAGAATTCTAGATGATGGATTTTGAGCTGGGCACAACTTTCCAATAAGAAAAACCAGATAAACAGCTCAGGCCTGGGGGCAGAGAATAAACAGGAGAACTTAtccaggaggcaggggcaggggtCTCCACTGGACCAGAGGGTGCATCCTGATTTAGGAAGGATGGGCAGGCAGGTGTACTCAAGTCATATGACAGAGCTGATCCTCCAATGCCAGGCTGAGgaatctgtattttataaatgGCAGACAGCAAAGATTTCATAGATGAGTGACTTGACCAAGCCTGAATTTTAGGAAAAGTAAGTGAAGAGCAGAAACCAGTGGAGGGAACCAGTTTTTGCTACAGCCAGATGAGTGTTAACAGTGACCTGAGCCACCAGGAGCAGTGAGGCTGACCCCATGCTGCTCTTCCCTCGTGGTGAACTCAGACAGCATTCAGATGGGTGAAGACTGATGTCTCCTTGTCCCTTTTTGCTATTCATTCTTTCCTATCTCCCTCAGAGTTCACCTGAGAGTGAAAAGCGTGAAGCACGTACACTGAGGGCTGTGGGCTATGAGTAGGAAAATACTGTCCCAaaggacagagaagagaaagaggggagGGTCAAGGTTGACCAGCAGCCCAGTCTTCTCAGGAGTTGATAGATGTCCAGCACAAGGTGCTGGAGCCAAAAAGAGGACCATTATTTTACCAGGAGGCTTGGCTAAGAGGAAATGTCAGAACTGGTCACAATGACCTTGTACTCATGCCACACGTGGGGAGGTAAGTGGACCAAGCCCAGATGCTAAGAGTATTGGGAGCCCACCCAGaatgtcttcctttccttccttccatccttctcatTGGCTTTCTACCTGGGCCCATGCCTCAGCCTGGCCAGGGGTACCCATGGGCATTCTTTGGGTTCaagaatggaactgaagaacaaagCAGCTTTGAGTCTGTCCTCTGGGTCAGCACAGGCCCTTAGGGGAGGGGTCACCTTAGCGGTCCTGATCCATGAGAGATGCTAAAGCCATCTGCTT
This window harbors:
- the Bmf gene encoding LOW QUALITY PROTEIN: bcl-2-modifying factor (The sequence of the model RefSeq protein was modified relative to this genomic sequence to represent the inferred CDS: deleted 1 base in 1 codon); translated protein: MPRAGVFWKQYRAVRSGLLRARPLAAAAAPARATRFAPQPAGLFPSFPIESGRQAPRVLVTLDPGAEPWHHDSEAETLPWSHPGELEPPQCVEELEDDVFQAEDGEPGTQPGRLLSADLFAQSQLDCPLGRLQLFPLTHCCGPGLRPTSQEDKATQTLSPASPSQGVMLPCGVTEEPQRLFYGNAGYRLPLPASFPAGLVLGEQPPEGQWPHRVEVQIARKLRCIADQFHRLHVQQRQQHRDRAWWQILLFLHNLALNRGENRDGAGPR